One window of Paludibacter propionicigenes WB4 genomic DNA carries:
- a CDS encoding pirin family protein: MKTILHKSGTRGHANHGWLDTHHTFSFANYYNPERVNFGALRVLNDDWIASGEGFGTHPHDNMEIITIPLIGAVEHKDSMGNHGEIAAGEIQVMSAGTGIFHSEFNRNKDQELQLLQIWVIPNKRNVTPRYDQISLAGVEKPDELYQILSPNPNDQGVWIHQNAWFHLGDLSEGWKGNYELKDKNNGAYFFVIEGEVTVAGQKLSKRDGLGVSEVSSIEISSEGLSKLLIMEVPMR, translated from the coding sequence ATGAAAACAATTTTGCATAAATCAGGCACACGCGGTCATGCCAATCATGGTTGGCTTGATACTCACCACACTTTCAGCTTTGCAAATTATTACAATCCAGAACGGGTTAATTTCGGTGCTCTACGGGTATTGAACGATGATTGGATTGCCAGTGGAGAGGGTTTTGGAACACATCCGCACGATAATATGGAAATCATTACTATTCCATTGATCGGAGCTGTAGAGCACAAAGACAGCATGGGTAACCACGGTGAAATAGCTGCCGGAGAAATTCAGGTGATGAGTGCCGGAACCGGAATTTTTCACAGTGAGTTCAACCGAAATAAAGATCAGGAATTACAGCTATTGCAAATTTGGGTGATACCGAATAAAAGAAATGTAACTCCGCGCTATGATCAGATTTCATTGGCCGGAGTTGAGAAACCTGATGAGTTGTACCAGATACTTTCGCCAAATCCTAACGATCAGGGAGTGTGGATACATCAGAATGCATGGTTTCATTTGGGAGACTTATCCGAAGGCTGGAAAGGAAATTATGAATTAAAAGATAAGAATAACGGTGCATACTTCTTTGTGATAGAAGGAGAAGTGACGGTTGCGGGTCAGAAACTAAGCAAGCGCGACGGATTGGGAGTAAGCGAAGTATCTTCGATAGAGATATCTTCTGAAGGATTATCCAAGCTGCTTATAATGGAAGTTCCTATGCGTTGA
- a CDS encoding DoxX family protein — MKTIKQFLATDQQSWSLLVSRLALGIVILPHGMQKALGLFGGYGFSGTIGAFQSMGMPYLIGVLVILAEFVGAIGIIFGLGTRFMAFSVGLTMAGAAFLGGHINNGFFMNWFGMQKGEGIEYFILVVGLAIALLIGGSGKFSFDNLISKKIS; from the coding sequence ATGAAAACAATTAAACAATTTTTAGCTACAGATCAACAATCATGGTCTTTATTAGTATCGCGCCTGGCATTAGGTATCGTAATTTTACCTCATGGTATGCAAAAAGCACTTGGTCTTTTTGGCGGATACGGATTCTCCGGAACAATAGGAGCTTTTCAATCGATGGGAATGCCTTATTTGATTGGCGTACTTGTTATACTTGCCGAATTTGTAGGTGCTATAGGAATTATCTTTGGTTTAGGAACCCGTTTTATGGCCTTTTCGGTTGGTTTAACTATGGCCGGAGCAGCTTTCCTGGGCGGACATATCAATAACGGTTTCTTTATGAACTGGTTTGGAATGCAAAAAGGTGAAGGAATAGAGTATTTTATTCTGGTAGTCGGTCTGGCAATTGCTTTACTGATTGGAGGTAGCGGTAAATTTTCTTTCGATAATTTGATTTCGAAGAAAATCAGCTAA
- the rplI gene encoding 50S ribosomal protein L9 — MEIILKEDVTNLGYKGDIVKVKDGYGRNFLIPTKKAIIATESAKKMLAEDLKQRAHKLERLKNDAIELAEKVKDITLTVGAKTSTTGKIFGAVGPIQLADAFEKAGFTVDRKVIVIKDAVKEIGSYKATLKLHKEVSVEVAFEVVAE; from the coding sequence ATGGAAATTATATTAAAAGAAGATGTAACCAACTTGGGTTACAAAGGCGATATCGTTAAAGTAAAAGATGGTTACGGACGTAACTTTCTGATTCCAACAAAAAAAGCCATCATAGCTACTGAATCGGCTAAAAAAATGTTGGCTGAAGATTTGAAACAACGTGCTCACAAATTAGAACGTCTGAAAAACGATGCTATCGAATTAGCTGAAAAAGTAAAAGATATCACATTGACAGTAGGTGCAAAAACAAGCACTACCGGCAAAATCTTTGGTGCTGTTGGTCCTATCCAATTGGCAGATGCATTCGAAAAAGCTGGTTTCACAGTTGATCGTAAAGTAATTGTTATTAAAGATGCTGTAAAGGAAATTGGTTCTTACAAAGCTACTTTAAAACTACACAAAGAAGTAAGCGTAGAAGTTGCTTTCGAAGTTGTAGCAGAATAA
- the rpsR gene encoding 30S ribosomal protein S18, with product MAANNGDIRYLTPPSVDVKKKKYCRFKKSGIRYIDYKDPEFLKKFLNEQGKILPRRLTGTSLKFQRKVAQAVKRARHIALLPYVTDMMK from the coding sequence ATGGCAGCAAACAACGGAGATATCAGATATTTGACTCCACCATCAGTTGATGTAAAAAAGAAAAAATATTGTCGCTTCAAAAAAAGCGGTATTCGTTACATTGATTACAAAGATCCTGAATTTTTGAAAAAATTCTTGAACGAACAAGGAAAAATCCTTCCACGTCGCCTTACCGGTACTTCGTTGAAATTTCAACGTAAAGTAGCTCAAGCAGTTAAAAGAGCACGCCATATTGCGTTGCTTCCTTATGTAACCGATATGATGAAATAA
- the rpsF gene encoding 30S ribosomal protein S6, translating to MLNHYETVFILTPVLSDVQMKEAVEKFKTILTENGATITNEENWGLRKLQYPIQKKSTGFYSLLQFDAEPTVIATLETQFRRDERVLRFLSFRLDKYAFEYAEKRKNVKSKEVKEN from the coding sequence ATGTTAAATCATTATGAAACCGTTTTCATTTTAACTCCCGTTTTGTCTGATGTACAGATGAAGGAAGCGGTAGAAAAATTCAAGACCATTTTGACAGAAAATGGCGCGACTATTACCAATGAGGAAAATTGGGGATTACGCAAATTGCAATATCCTATCCAAAAGAAATCAACTGGTTTTTATTCATTGCTTCAATTTGATGCAGAACCTACAGTAATCGCTACACTGGAAACTCAATTCCGTCGCGACGAACGTGTACTCCGTTTCTTATCGTTCCGTTTGGACAAATATGCATTCGAGTACGCTGAAAAAAGAAAAAATGTCAAATCTAAAGAAGTAAAGGAGAACTAA
- a CDS encoding ammonium transporter produces the protein MLDVGLTTFMILATSLVMLMTPGLAFFYGGLGCKKNILSIMMQSFVSMGISTVLWFAFGYSVCFSGNLHSGTDFFGILGNLDKAFYHGITPSTLYSPDKRFPEYIFIAYQMMFAIITPALITGAFINRVSFKSYIFFLVLWQIFVYYPFVHMVWGGGLLAEWGVFDFAGGITVHATAGFAALASVYFVGRRQEKTDPNNIPLVAIGTALLWFGWYGFNAGSELAVNSVTISAFLNTDTAASFAAITWLLIEWNTGKKKPTFIGLMTGAVAGLATITPAAGYVDIYSAAIIGIIAAVGCFLAVKFKEHKGWDDALDVWGVHGMGGVIGTICLGFFANSAINAAVPNGIFFGGDGMLLLKECVAILFAISYAFIFTVLLFKTINKFIPVRVSNIEQTVGLDLIHHGEVARQQ, from the coding sequence ATGTTAGATGTAGGATTGACCACGTTTATGATCTTGGCCACCAGTCTCGTCATGCTTATGACGCCGGGATTAGCTTTCTTTTACGGAGGTTTAGGCTGTAAAAAAAACATTTTAAGTATTATGATGCAGAGCTTTGTTTCTATGGGAATAAGCACTGTTCTTTGGTTCGCATTTGGATATTCTGTTTGCTTTAGTGGCAACTTACATTCAGGCACCGACTTTTTTGGAATTTTGGGTAATCTGGATAAAGCATTTTATCACGGAATTACGCCATCTACTCTTTACTCGCCCGATAAGCGTTTTCCGGAGTACATTTTTATTGCTTATCAAATGATGTTTGCGATTATTACTCCGGCTCTGATAACCGGTGCATTCATCAATCGGGTTTCATTTAAATCCTACATTTTTTTCCTCGTGTTGTGGCAAATTTTTGTGTATTACCCGTTTGTTCACATGGTATGGGGCGGTGGTTTGCTTGCCGAATGGGGTGTGTTCGATTTTGCAGGTGGTATCACGGTACATGCTACGGCCGGGTTTGCAGCATTGGCGTCGGTTTACTTTGTGGGGCGCCGGCAAGAGAAAACTGATCCGAATAACATTCCGCTGGTTGCCATTGGTACAGCATTGCTCTGGTTCGGTTGGTACGGATTTAATGCCGGAAGTGAGCTGGCGGTAAATTCTGTTACAATTTCGGCCTTTCTCAACACAGATACTGCCGCTTCATTTGCCGCTATTACCTGGTTGTTGATAGAATGGAATACAGGCAAAAAGAAACCGACATTTATTGGTTTGATGACAGGGGCTGTTGCCGGACTGGCTACCATTACTCCGGCAGCCGGATACGTTGATATTTATTCAGCGGCCATTATCGGTATCATTGCGGCTGTAGGTTGTTTTCTGGCAGTTAAGTTTAAAGAACACAAAGGCTGGGACGATGCGCTGGATGTATGGGGAGTACACGGCATGGGTGGAGTAATCGGAACTATTTGCCTGGGTTTCTTTGCCAACAGTGCTATTAATGCTGCCGTTCCTAATGGCATTTTCTTTGGCGGCGACGGTATGTTGTTGCTGAAAGAGTGTGTGGCTATTTTGTTTGCCATCAGCTATGCCTTTATATTTACCGTTTTGTTGTTTAAAACTATCAATAAATTTATTCCTGTTCGTGTATCTAACATAGAACAAACTGTAGGACTGGATTTAATTCACCACGGTGAGGTAGCGCGCCAACAATAG
- a CDS encoding DUF423 domain-containing protein, with the protein MKQIFVTAAISGMLAVALGAFGAHIIKKMITPDMLEVYKTGVQYHFYHTFALLATGILLYLQPSKSLKTAAYLFMAGIVLFSGSLYALAITGIKALGIITPFGGVAWLIAWLLLAIHFGKYTRTE; encoded by the coding sequence ATGAAACAAATATTCGTAACCGCAGCCATCAGCGGCATGCTGGCAGTAGCGCTCGGAGCTTTCGGGGCTCATATTATCAAAAAAATGATAACACCCGATATGCTTGAGGTTTATAAAACCGGCGTTCAGTATCATTTCTATCACACTTTCGCATTGCTGGCAACAGGAATACTACTGTATTTGCAACCATCGAAATCACTCAAAACTGCTGCATATCTATTTATGGCAGGAATAGTTTTATTCTCGGGGTCATTATACGCTCTTGCTATCACCGGCATCAAAGCATTGGGTATCATTACTCCCTTTGGCGGTGTGGCCTGGCTCATAGCCTGGTTATTATTAGCCATTCATTTCGGTAAATATACCCGTACAGAATGA
- a CDS encoding ABC transporter ATP-binding protein, giving the protein MNYNLNIKKGFLPNEKVSTATTLKRLMSLIGIERKNLYIAMAFIFLNSGLSLIGPYLMGHAVDSFVVTKQYDGLIKYSIILFCVFCAALVSGYTQAQLMGRVGQRMLYNLRNTIFGKLQELPIDFFNQNKAGDLISRVNNDTDKINQFFSQSLVQFMSSIFTMLGAGIFLLSINVELGLAALAPAIALLVITRSISPWVKNRNAKNMKSTGSLSSEIQESLNNFKVIVAFNRRDYFRKRFDEVNKENYQTAVKAGIANNIFTPVYGFSSNVGQMVVLAFGIYLIAHGQFSVGLLISFLAYINQFYNPLRQIAALWANFQVALAGWDRISQILQMENNLTVQESDVKEESCCLLSFRDVSFSYIPGNDILKNVSFDLERGKTYAFVGPTGGGKTTTASLMARLYDPTAGQIILNGADIRSLDASTRTAKIGFILQEPFLFTGTLRDNILYGNQCFIGLSNDELMDELKEVGLEGLLERFDGGLDAEIKSSGDGISLGQKQLIAFIRAVLRRPDLLILDEATANIDTVTEQLLDEILKKLPKTTTRIIIAHRLNTIESADEIFFINAGAVTKAGSMEEAVNLLMKDKRES; this is encoded by the coding sequence ATGAACTACAATCTCAATATAAAAAAAGGATTTCTACCCAACGAAAAAGTAAGCACCGCCACCACCCTGAAAAGGTTGATGTCACTCATAGGTATAGAGCGTAAAAACCTCTATATTGCCATGGCTTTTATATTTCTCAATTCAGGTCTGAGCCTTATCGGACCTTACCTGATGGGACATGCCGTGGATAGTTTTGTAGTGACTAAACAATACGATGGTCTGATAAAATACTCAATCATACTTTTCTGCGTATTTTGTGCAGCCCTGGTGAGCGGCTATACCCAGGCTCAGCTGATGGGAAGAGTAGGTCAGCGAATGTTGTACAATCTTCGAAATACCATTTTCGGCAAATTGCAGGAACTGCCCATCGACTTCTTCAATCAGAATAAAGCCGGCGATCTTATATCGAGGGTAAACAACGATACCGACAAAATCAACCAATTCTTTTCTCAGTCGCTGGTGCAATTTATGAGTAGTATTTTTACCATGCTGGGAGCCGGTATATTTCTGCTTTCGATAAATGTAGAACTGGGTCTGGCTGCTTTGGCTCCCGCCATTGCATTGCTCGTTATCACACGCTCAATATCGCCGTGGGTAAAAAACAGAAATGCCAAAAACATGAAAAGTACCGGTAGTTTAAGCTCCGAAATTCAGGAAAGTCTGAATAATTTCAAGGTCATTGTGGCATTCAACCGTCGGGATTATTTCCGTAAACGATTCGACGAAGTGAATAAGGAGAACTATCAAACAGCTGTAAAAGCAGGTATTGCCAACAACATCTTCACACCCGTGTATGGTTTTTCGTCCAACGTAGGACAAATGGTGGTGCTTGCATTTGGTATTTATCTCATTGCCCACGGACAATTTTCGGTGGGCTTACTCATCAGTTTCTTGGCTTATATCAATCAGTTTTATAATCCACTGCGTCAAATTGCCGCTCTTTGGGCAAACTTTCAGGTGGCACTCGCCGGCTGGGATCGTATTTCGCAGATTCTGCAAATGGAAAACAACCTGACTGTTCAGGAAAGTGATGTCAAAGAAGAAAGCTGCTGCTTACTGTCTTTCCGTGATGTTTCATTCAGCTATATTCCCGGAAATGATATTTTGAAAAATGTAAGCTTCGATCTGGAACGTGGAAAAACATACGCTTTTGTTGGACCTACCGGAGGTGGTAAAACCACTACCGCATCGCTGATGGCCAGACTGTATGATCCTACTGCCGGACAAATCATACTCAACGGTGCGGATATCCGCTCACTGGATGCAAGCACCCGAACCGCCAAGATAGGCTTTATCCTGCAGGAACCTTTCCTGTTTACCGGAACCCTGCGCGATAATATTCTGTACGGAAATCAGTGCTTTATAGGGCTAAGCAACGATGAACTGATGGACGAACTAAAAGAAGTAGGACTGGAAGGCTTACTCGAACGTTTTGATGGAGGTCTGGATGCAGAAATCAAATCATCGGGCGATGGAATAAGTCTGGGTCAAAAGCAACTAATTGCGTTCATTCGTGCCGTTCTACGCCGGCCGGATTTACTCATCCTCGATGAAGCAACAGCCAATATCGATACCGTAACGGAGCAATTACTCGATGAGATTCTGAAAAAACTACCTAAAACAACAACACGGATTATCATTGCACACCGACTGAACACCATAGAAAGTGCCGACGAAATTTTCTTTATCAACGCCGGTGCTGTGACCAAAGCCGGATCGATGGAAGAAGCGGTGAACCTGCTGATGAAAGATAAACGCGAAAGCTAA
- a CDS encoding ABC transporter ATP-binding protein, producing MQNKRTEQIPGRKTAKPNIFGVLKPYKLMISALIGFALLSNAVNLIIPKLISGGIDEFTGGVFSYQKLIVEFLIAALIIFIFTLLQGILQTYASERVARDLRTRLTDKISRQSYDFIQQSNPSKLLTNLTSDIDSIKMFVSMAIVQLASSIFIIIGASILLISINWELALCVLIIIPIIISAFVIVFRRLQSLFKKSREVVDWLNKVINESILGAALVRVLNSQMLEYNKFMNASTQARNLGLSILSLFATLIPIVVFVANMASLIILALGGHYVISGAMSLGDFAAFSSYLTILIFPIMIIGFISNFVAQASVSYGRICAVLDAEETRDTGTVNTPLKGNIEMQNVSVVYGDKPALKNVSFSIQPGTKTAVIGPTAAGKTQLLYLLTGLIKPAKGSILFDGINIDDYDKETFQHQIGFVFQDSIMFNMSLRENIAFNEKVTDELMKKAIETAELNDFIDTLPQGLDTIVSERGTSLSGGQKQRIMLARALALNPKILLLDDFTARVDTQTEEKILHNVAQNYPDLTLLSVTQKIASVINYGQILLLEEGDILARGTHEELMISSPEYVQIFNSQRSTNHLTIDN from the coding sequence ATGCAAAACAAACGAACAGAACAGATACCCGGAAGAAAAACCGCTAAACCTAATATATTCGGAGTACTGAAACCTTACAAATTAATGATCTCTGCTTTAATAGGTTTTGCCCTGTTAAGCAATGCAGTCAATCTTATTATTCCTAAACTCATTTCTGGAGGTATTGATGAATTTACCGGCGGAGTATTTTCATATCAAAAGCTGATTGTAGAATTTCTGATAGCAGCCCTGATAATTTTTATTTTTACGCTGCTACAAGGCATTCTGCAAACGTACGCATCCGAAAGAGTTGCGCGCGACCTGAGAACCCGACTAACGGACAAAATATCCCGTCAGAGCTATGACTTTATCCAACAGTCGAACCCCTCAAAACTGCTTACCAACCTGACATCCGACATTGATTCCATCAAAATGTTTGTGTCGATGGCCATTGTGCAGCTTGCTTCATCCATCTTTATCATTATTGGTGCCAGCATCCTGCTCATCAGCATCAATTGGGAACTGGCGTTGTGTGTACTTATCATTATTCCTATTATTATCAGCGCCTTTGTAATCGTTTTCCGCCGTTTGCAAAGCTTGTTCAAAAAGAGCAGAGAAGTAGTAGACTGGCTCAACAAGGTAATCAACGAAAGCATTCTGGGTGCTGCATTAGTGCGTGTACTTAATTCCCAAATGCTGGAATACAACAAATTTATGAATGCCAGCACACAGGCTCGTAACCTCGGGTTATCCATTCTCAGCCTGTTTGCCACACTTATACCCATCGTGGTTTTCGTTGCCAATATGGCTTCACTCATTATTCTGGCACTGGGCGGACATTATGTGATAAGCGGTGCCATGTCCTTGGGTGATTTTGCTGCATTCAGCTCCTACCTCACCATTCTTATTTTTCCTATCATGATTATAGGTTTTATAAGCAACTTTGTGGCTCAGGCTTCGGTGTCGTATGGAAGAATATGTGCCGTGCTCGATGCCGAAGAAACCCGCGATACAGGAACTGTCAATACACCACTGAAAGGCAACATCGAAATGCAGAATGTGTCTGTGGTTTACGGCGACAAACCTGCACTGAAAAATGTATCGTTCAGCATACAACCCGGAACCAAAACAGCAGTAATAGGACCAACTGCAGCAGGCAAAACACAACTGTTGTATCTGCTCACCGGACTTATAAAACCGGCTAAAGGCTCCATTCTCTTCGATGGCATCAACATTGATGATTACGATAAAGAAACATTTCAGCATCAAATCGGATTTGTGTTTCAGGACAGCATCATGTTCAACATGAGCCTGCGCGAAAACATAGCTTTCAACGAGAAAGTAACGGACGAGCTGATGAAAAAAGCCATTGAAACTGCCGAACTGAATGACTTTATCGACACACTGCCGCAAGGGTTGGACACCATAGTCAGCGAACGTGGCACCAGCCTTTCGGGAGGACAGAAACAGCGAATTATGCTGGCGCGGGCATTGGCATTGAATCCCAAAATTCTGTTGCTCGACGATTTTACAGCCCGGGTGGATACGCAAACCGAAGAGAAAATTCTGCATAACGTAGCGCAAAATTACCCCGACCTGACACTGCTTTCGGTAACACAGAAAATAGCGTCGGTAATCAACTACGGACAAATTCTTTTGCTCGAAGAAGGCGATATTCTGGCACGCGGAACTCACGAAGAACTGATGATTTCCAGTCCGGAATATGTTCAGATTTTTAATTCTCAACGTAGCACCAACCATCTGACTATTGACAATTAA
- a CDS encoding VOC family protein: MTNLITPCLWFDNQAGEAATFYTSIFRNSEIETTSYYGKEGVEFHGQPEGTVLTVVFRINGQQFTALNGGPLFKFNEAISFQVFCDTQEEIDHYWEKLTEGGEEGHCGWLKDKYGVSWQIVPSVLSSLMTNPEKAGKVTNAFMQMKKFDIEKLLNA; this comes from the coding sequence ATGACAAATCTAATTACACCATGTCTTTGGTTCGACAATCAGGCGGGAGAAGCAGCCACGTTTTACACCTCCATATTCCGAAACTCCGAGATTGAAACTACCAGCTACTACGGTAAAGAAGGAGTTGAGTTTCACGGACAACCGGAGGGGACTGTATTAACGGTGGTTTTTCGGATTAACGGGCAACAGTTTACGGCGCTTAATGGCGGTCCTTTATTCAAGTTCAACGAAGCTATTTCGTTTCAGGTTTTCTGCGACACACAGGAAGAAATTGACCATTACTGGGAAAAACTGACCGAAGGCGGCGAGGAAGGACATTGCGGTTGGTTGAAAGATAAGTATGGTGTATCATGGCAAATAGTGCCATCCGTACTCTCAAGCCTAATGACAAATCCCGAAAAAGCAGGCAAAGTAACCAATGCATTTATGCAAATGAAAAAGTTCGATATCGAAAAGTTGCTAAATGCCTAA
- a CDS encoding SRPBCC family protein has protein sequence MSPFKSITIRATIKAPRDVVWKYLTEPAHVVHWNHASDDWHTTKAENDLQVGGKFNYRMEAKDGSFGFDFGGVYEQIVKEQLIRYSLGDNRKVSIELSGLGDVTVVTETFDAENENPLEMQQTGWQAILNNLKQYTESNKS, from the coding sequence ATGAGTCCATTCAAATCTATAACCATCAGAGCCACCATCAAAGCCCCGCGCGATGTGGTGTGGAAATACCTTACGGAACCTGCGCACGTGGTACACTGGAATCATGCGTCTGACGACTGGCATACTACCAAAGCCGAGAACGACTTACAGGTTGGTGGAAAGTTCAACTACAGAATGGAAGCCAAAGATGGAAGTTTCGGCTTCGATTTCGGAGGCGTTTATGAACAAATTGTCAAAGAACAACTGATCAGATACTCACTTGGCGACAACCGAAAAGTAAGTATCGAGCTCAGCGGACTGGGCGACGTTACGGTTGTGACCGAGACATTTGATGCAGAAAACGAGAATCCGTTGGAAATGCAGCAGACAGGTTGGCAGGCTATACTGAACAATTTAAAGCAATATACCGAAAGCAATAAATCCTGA
- a CDS encoding VOC family protein, giving the protein MASTSTYLNFPRNTEEVFNFYKSVFGGEFSGGGIARFGDFPSPEGAPAIAEADKKLIMHIELPILGGHILMGSDAPESFGFKVNQGNNIQILLDPDTKEETQRLFNALSEGGKVTMPLQDTFWGAYHGHATDKYGIQWMFNFTAK; this is encoded by the coding sequence ATGGCAAGTACAAGCACTTATCTCAACTTCCCGCGCAATACCGAGGAAGTTTTCAATTTTTATAAATCGGTTTTCGGAGGCGAATTCAGCGGAGGCGGCATAGCCCGTTTTGGCGATTTTCCATCGCCCGAAGGTGCTCCTGCGATAGCAGAAGCTGATAAAAAACTGATTATGCACATAGAATTACCAATACTGGGTGGACACATTCTGATGGGATCTGATGCTCCAGAATCGTTCGGTTTCAAAGTAAATCAAGGAAACAATATACAAATTTTGCTCGATCCTGACACGAAAGAAGAAACTCAAAGATTATTCAACGCCCTGTCAGAAGGCGGAAAAGTAACCATGCCGCTGCAAGACACTTTTTGGGGAGCTTACCACGGACACGCTACCGATAAATATGGCATACAATGGATGTTCAACTTCACTGCTAAATAA
- a CDS encoding PKD domain-containing protein: MKATHVLFIIALFFAIGCTDHYNSNRDSEVKPEASFSFRGNTSATLKMATTDTCTLFNTSVNADSSTWTLGDGRTLKTRQIVLSYPKAGTYTLKLKVRKFDGQTAEISKTVVVVNRILKKIIIDKVQWDTTIVSQGWPTTNKVDIYFQIQLYNDITMKPKGIYPNCPVLYASPVIKNIVSNYVPPTYAPIEITLTDKFVLEKALLSKTVSPSSLNNLYILSVMAVDANGKTYCLTNNVWYDIELDMLEDLPGNKFSVSSNFITSFKLICDYE, translated from the coding sequence ATGAAAGCTACGCATGTATTATTTATCATTGCCTTGTTCTTCGCGATAGGTTGCACCGATCATTACAACAGCAACCGGGACAGCGAGGTGAAACCCGAAGCCTCGTTCAGCTTTCGGGGCAATACAAGTGCCACACTTAAAATGGCTACTACCGATACCTGCACCCTGTTCAACACATCGGTCAATGCCGACTCGTCTACCTGGACACTGGGTGACGGACGAACATTGAAAACACGACAAATAGTACTCTCCTACCCCAAAGCCGGAACATACACACTAAAACTCAAAGTCCGCAAATTTGATGGACAAACAGCCGAAATATCCAAAACCGTGGTGGTGGTCAACCGCATTTTAAAGAAAATAATTATAGACAAGGTTCAATGGGACACCACCATCGTGAGTCAGGGATGGCCAACGACCAACAAGGTGGATATTTATTTTCAGATACAGCTGTACAATGACATCACCATGAAACCGAAAGGCATTTACCCCAACTGCCCTGTTTTATACGCTTCGCCCGTGATCAAAAACATAGTTAGCAATTACGTGCCGCCCACCTATGCACCCATCGAAATAACCCTCACCGACAAATTTGTGCTCGAAAAAGCCCTGTTATCCAAAACCGTCAGTCCATCGAGCCTCAACAACCTTTATATACTAAGCGTGATGGCTGTGGATGCGAATGGCAAAACCTACTGTTTGACCAACAACGTGTGGTATGACATTGAACTGGACATGCTGGAAGATTTGCCGGGCAATAAGTTCAGCGTAAGCAGCAATTTCATCACATCGTTTAAATTGATCTGCGACTACGAATAG
- a CDS encoding winged helix-turn-helix transcriptional regulator, with amino-acid sequence MYERKIPLNLNCGLDLIGEVLYGKWKIRLIWFINEGFQRPSELQRKIPDASRRVLNIQLKELEAHELVTKVIYAQVPPKVEYSLTEFGKTLIPVISALGYWGDEHQERLRNLILQNISSNQI; translated from the coding sequence ATGTATGAAAGAAAAATTCCATTGAATTTAAATTGCGGTCTCGACCTTATTGGCGAGGTACTTTACGGCAAGTGGAAAATCCGGTTGATATGGTTTATCAACGAGGGTTTTCAGCGACCGAGCGAACTACAACGTAAAATACCGGATGCTTCCAGAAGAGTACTTAACATACAATTGAAAGAACTAGAAGCACATGAGCTTGTCACCAAAGTGATTTATGCGCAAGTACCGCCTAAGGTTGAGTATAGCCTTACCGAATTTGGAAAAACACTAATTCCTGTTATTTCAGCTCTGGGGTATTGGGGTGATGAGCATCAGGAACGCTTACGAAATCTAATTCTGCAAAATATATCATCAAATCAGATTTAA